Below is a window of Bos javanicus breed banteng chromosome 6, ARS-OSU_banteng_1.0, whole genome shotgun sequence DNA.
gggagttggcaatagagaagcctggcatgctgcagtctatgagatggcagacatgactgagcgactgaactgactgactagtgattttgaaaagtaaaattttaaaagagtttgTTTCACATACTGAGATAAAGTTGCTTAATAAAAGCTTTATCTcaggtgcatgtgtgtatatgtgtgtcctGGGTtgtagcaaaatatttttaaaaccatggGCCCACACCAGTGGCTGGAAATGAACAAGGGATTGTCAAATTCAAGTCAGGGACTGAGTTACTGGTCATGCAgttaatatattttcatgtaaaaatgaTTAGGATATACACTCATAAGATCTTGGCTTTGGACTTgctagagcagcagtccccaacggTGTTGGAACCAGGGAGCAGttctgtggaagacaattttcccgtggatggggctgggggatggtttcaggatgattcaagcacagcacatttattgtgcactttatttatattattattacatcagtttcacctcagatcatcaggcatcagatcctggaggctggggactccTGGGCTAGGGGTCCCCTACCTCTCCTCCCACGCAGCTCTACTTGCACTGTAGGAAAAGTATTTTCAATGATAGGGCACTCATCAGCTTAAAAGTTCTAGCTTTCAGAATATAACTTGGGACCCTCAGAACACAATTGGAGCTGTTACTGTGGTGAGTAGAGGGCATGGCAGTGGGACGTCACAATTCAGTGCACTTAATATGAACTTTGACCTTATTACATGATACCGAACTTGATGGCATTTTTCCAGTTTGGAGAGCTCAGAAGGTTCTAAATGGAAACCAGTCTCAGCACACTAAGAAAACTTGTTTTTGTTCAAACTTTAGCCCAGAATGACACCATTTGGCTTTTAAAATGTATGCTCTCTTTCTCTACATTGCACTAACTGCATTTTAATGGATGATTGAGCTAATTTTAGTGCCTGCCTTTTCAAGATTTGTCTTGGATCCTCAGATGAGTCCAATCAAATATAACTttacttagggaaaaaaagaaaaagatttgttCATTCTAAGATTTTTATATGCCTCAGTTGCTGAACACTTCCTTGCAAAATGGGTTAGTATTAACAGATATGTCAACAGGTGTTGTGAAAAtagctatttatatttttaattctgagGAGCTCAGGTTATTTTCCAGACGTTGCTAATTTAGAGtaaaaaaagaattctctggTTTTATATTTTGCTTGATTGTTAAAAATGGTTTTGAGATTACTAATTCAAACTAATTTTCTATACATCCACTGATTTCTAAACCAtttatgagtttttttaaaaagtactttctcCTTATTTGAAGGCAATGTCAAACTTAGTTCATAGACAGGAAAACATAAACGTTATACATAGAATGTATCTTCCCCATGGAATGTTTTTCTCTCTactgtatttattttgatttgtatAAATTTAAAACACTGAAGTAACAAAAGCGGGGATGAAATTTAACTAATAGAGAATGAGGAGTCATAAAAATGTACATTCCTGCCTACAGCAGTAAAAGTGTGCTAATTAACAACACGAAATATTTAATCTTAGTTCAGTTGTAAACCCAAACCAGATAGACTCTAAACCCATTTCTATTGCTTTTGAGATTATTAGTCTATTTTAGTCTATTTTCTAGAGTTCTTTCAGTAGTTTTTCTCTGAACGCCAAGAAAAGTTAAAATGGCAAAAGAGGAACAAAATTCAGTAGCTTACTAGTATGGGTCACTCTGCTGTTTCTTTATCTAGACCCTCATATACATATCCATCTATCTACTTCTCGATGTTAAATGTTTCTTGAGGAAATACACAGGTTGGGGGCCTCTTCCGTCGCTTCCAACAAGAGCTCTACCATGGAAAGCTCTCTTCCGTTTTGCAAGTCTCAACAAGTCGGTTGCTGAGTCAgaatctccttttcctccccGTTGTCAAGAAGTCTTTCTCCCTTTAAAATTCATAAAGCTTTGGAAATAGTTGGGTCTCCGGGGGGAAGGGGCGGAGATGCCTGAACGAGCGCGGCTCGGGAGGAGTCGCCCACCCCGCAGTCCCTCGGCCCCGCGCGGGGCGCGCTTTCCCGACCTGGAGGGCTGGGGAGCGGGCCCAGCTTTCCCCGGGAGCTCGCCGCGGGGTCCGCGTCTGCGTGTAAACCGCCGCGCGGGGCCGCGGGGTTTGCGGGGACTTTTGTTCGTCACCACTGAAGTGAAAACGTTTGGGACGCGGCCGGGGCTTCGTGTTTCCACGACAGGGAACACTTCCCCGCGGCGGCGGGAGGGCGGATGACAGCACGCGGCGCGAGAGGctaaaaaaaaccacacacacaaaaaacggAAACCCGCGCGAAAAGGCGTTTTCCAGGGCGAGCCGCCCGGCGGCCTGCGAGGCGGCCGAGCCCTGCACACGCGTGCCGGCCAGAGGCCTCCCGCGCCAAGCCCCGGGAGGGGGACGCGAGGCGCCGGGATCCCCGCGCGGCCGCTGACGCGGAGAGCCACtcccgggcctcagtttcccccgcGGGCCAGCGCTGCCTAGGGCGGACCCCTCTCCCGGCGGCCTCCCGTGACCCAGGGCAGGGCCCTGAGGGAGACGCGGTCGGAGGGCAGGTGGCGCGCGCGACCTGCCGCAGACTCAGCCGGGACCCCGCGCCCAGAGGGGCGGTTGCCCAGGAACTGTCCGAGCCACGCGCGCGCGCTCTCGTGAGCGCGCGCCGAGCGCTCAGGCGTCGCCGGCCGCCCGCCGGTCCAACCGGCCGCTCCTTTTCCCGGACGCGGGGGTAGCCTGAGGAGACGCGGCGCTCGCGCTCGCGCTCCCCCGCGCCCTCCCGAGAACGCGAGCGCGTCCCCGGCCCTCATCTGTATATTCATAAAAGGCGGGGTGGCGGGGGAGGCGGGGCAGTGGGGGTGCGGCGGCCGCGGGCCCGCGCGTGCCGGGACGCACCGCGGGGGGCGGCGCGATTGTGAGGTGGCGCTGACGCACGTTCCGGGCTTCTTAAGCGGcctgggcggcggcggcggcggccgcggcggcggAGCCCGAGCCGGTCTCGGGAGGTGGTGGTGAGCGCCGCGAGGGGTGACGGGGGCCGAAGTCGGTGCCCCCTGGCTCAGTCACGGTGTCCCTCTCTCACtgactccccccgccccacctcctTCCACCACGGCCGCTCCGCCTCAGATCCGGCGGCTTCTTAGgcagggcggcggcggcggcggacgGGGCGCGTCTCCTCCCGCGGCCGCCGGCCTGATAAATGAGGGACTTCGGTTTTGGGGTGCTGCACACCGCCCCTCTCCGAAGCAACAGCCCCGGGTCCCTGTTCAGTGGCGGGGCGTACTGTCCCTCCGCCGCGGGACCCGCCGCCCCGCTGCCCTCCGCCACGCCCTTCGGCCCGCTCTCGCCGCCGCCGTTGCCTGTCACCGGCTTTTCGGAGGCCGCCTCCCCCTTGTCGATCCCCCTCGGCTGCGGCGGCGCGGACCGCTCAgctgccgccgctgctgccgCTTCCTCTTCCTCCCCGTTCCTGGCGCATCAGCAGACCATGCAGGATGAGCTGCTGCTGGGGCTGACACAGCAGCCGGCGCGGCCGCTCTCGGGGGCGGCGGCCACGGAGAAACTCCCCAACCACCACCCCGGCGGCGGCACGAACGCGGGTGTGacccacctcctcccctcccaggaCTTCAAACCGAGTCTGCaccacccctcctcctcctccgcctcctgctgctgctgccgccgcacCTCCTCCCCGCAGGACTTCAGtaagcggcagcagcagcagctgagcagCCAGAAGAGGAAAGAGTTCAGCCCTCCCCATCTTCCCCACCCTCCGGACTCgaagccgccgccgccgccgctccacTGCCCGGGCCGGTTcagcccgccgccgccgccgcccggccAGCTCCTCCAGCCGGCGCCGATCACCCAGCGCCAGCAGCCGCCGCCGCAGTTCAGCCTCCCGCACCCGCAACACCTCCCGCCGCAGGACTTCGCCCCGCGGCAGCGCCCGGCCGACCTGCCCCCGCTCCCGCAGCTCCAGCCTTCGCCGCCCGCAGCCTCGCGGCGCCGCCACGGAGGCGCGGGCAGCCCTCGCAAGACCCCGGCCGCGGGCGAGGGCAGCGCCGCCGAGCCCCCCAATGCGGGCTTGGCCCCCTCGACGCCGCCGGTGAACCCCGCGCCGGGCTCCATGGAGTCTCCCAACCACCCTCTGCTCAACAGTCCCAGTAACCTCCTGCCCGGCGGGGCGCTCGGCGCGGGCGCCTTCAGCAGCCTGCAGAGCCCAGACCTTCCGCacccgggcggcggcggcggcggcggcagcgggggcggggggcccCCCGGAGGCGGAGGGGGAGGCGGCTCCGCGTCGCCGCCGCTGCCCGGCTTCGGCACCCCCTGGTCGGTGCAGACCGCGTCGCCGCCGCCCCAGtcccagccgccgccgccgccccagcagccgccgccgccgccgcctccccagcagccgccgcagccgcagccgcaGCCGCCGGGCTCGTCGGCCGCCACCCCGggtggcggtggcggcggcggcggctcgctCAGCGCCATGCCGCCGCCCAGCCCCGATTCGGAGAACGGCTTCTACCCCGGGCTGCCGTCGTCCATGAACCCGGCCTTCTTCCCGAGCTTCTCGCCGGTGTCCCCGCACGGCTGCGCGGGGCTCAGCGTGCCGGCgagcggcggtggcggcggcggcttCGGGGGCCCTTTCTCGGCGGCCGCCGTGCCCCCGCCGCCCGCCATGAATTTACCTCAGCAGCAGCCCCCGCCGCCCGCGGCGCCGCAGCAGCCGCAGAGCCGGAGGTCGCCCGTCAGCCCGCAgctccagcagcagcaccaggcgGCGGCCGCCGCCTTCCTGCAGCAGAGGAACTCCTACAACCACCACCAGGTAACGGCGGACGGGCGGCCGCCCGACTGCGTCGCGGGGCCCGGGAGACCGCGGGCGGGGCGGCCGGAGACCGGGCTCGGCCGAGCGGCCCCGAGGAGCCGCGGCGAGGGCCGCTCGCCCGAAGGAGGGGGACGCGGAGGGCGGTGAAGGGCCACGGGACTCGGGCCGCCGGCTGGGCAGGAGGGCTGTGGCCACCGTGGGCTGTGGGGCTCCGGAGGCCGGCCCGGCTGGAAGTGGCCCCGGCCGGGCGCCCCCTCGAACGCCCCGGCGCGGCGCTGGAGGCTGGGGCCGGGGCGGAATGGCGTCCGGGCCGGGGCGGCGGGCGCCCGGGCGCGACGTCCCCTCCGGTCCCACGGAGCGGGCAACCCCGGGGCTCCGCCGGCGCCCCCCTGGCCGGGCGGGCGGCCGGCCGACTAGCCGGTCGGCTTCCCCGAGCCCGGGAGACGCGGCGAGGCGGCCGGGGTTCGGGGACCGAGGGGCCGGCGACGCGGGACCGGCGGGCTCGGGCGGCGGCCTCGGGAGGAGCGGCTGTGGGAAGCGAGCTGGGGAAGGATTACCGGAGGCGACGCGTGTGGGCAGCCCGTGAGCCTCCGCCGCCGTCCAGTGGGGGAATGGGCGGAAAGGCCTTTTTGCTTTGGGGTTTCGTTCCTCCTGAATTGGCCGGAGGGAGCCGTCGCGGGCGAGGCGGTGGCCGCCGCACCGCCTAGCCCGGCGGGACCCGCGTCGGCGAGCGGCCGCCGGCCGGCCCTCCTCCCGCCGACCTGCCTCCCTCCCCGCGTGGGTCGGCCCCCCGAGCTGTCAGATGGCTG
It encodes the following:
- the CPEB2 gene encoding cytoplasmic polyadenylation element-binding protein 2 isoform X7 is translated as MRDFGFGVLHTAPLRSNSPGSLFSGGAYCPSAAGPAAPLPSATPFGPLSPPPLPVTGFSEAASPLSIPLGCGGADRSAAAAAAASSSSPFLAHQQTMQDELLLGLTQQPARPLSGAAATEKLPNHHPGGGTNAGVTHLLPSQDFKPSLHHPSSSSASCCCCRRTSSPQDFSKRQQQQLSSQKRKEFSPPHLPHPPDSKPPPPPLHCPGRFSPPPPPPGQLLQPAPITQRQQPPPQFSLPHPQHLPPQDFAPRQRPADLPPLPQLQPSPPAASRRRHGGAGSPRKTPAAGEGSAAEPPNAGLAPSTPPVNPAPGSMESPNHPLLNSPSNLLPGGALGAGAFSSLQSPDLPHPGGGGGGGSGGGGPPGGGGGGGSASPPLPGFGTPWSVQTASPPPQSQPPPPPQQPPPPPPPQQPPQPQPQPPGSSAATPGGGGGGGGSLSAMPPPSPDSENGFYPGLPSSMNPAFFPSFSPVSPHGCAGLSVPASGGGGGGFGGPFSAAAVPPPPAMNLPQQQPPPPAAPQQPQSRRSPVSPQLQQQHQAAAAAFLQQRNSYNHHQPLLKQSPWSNHQSSGWGTGSMSWGAMHGRDHRRTGNMGLPGAMNQISPLKKPFSGNVIAPPKFTRSTPSLTPKSWIEDNVFRTDNNSNTLLPLQDRSRMYDSLNMHSLENSLIDIMRAEHDPLKGRLSYPHPGTDNLLMLNGRSSLFPIDDGLLDDGHNDQVGVLNSPTCYSAHQNGERIERFSRKVFVGGLPPDIDEDEITASFRRFGPLVVDWPHKAESKSYFPPKGYAFLLFQEESSVQALIDACIEEDGKLYLCVSSPTIKDKPVQIRPWNLSDSDFVMDGSQPLDPRKTIFVGGVPRPLRAVELAMIMDRLYGGVCYAGIDTDPELKYPKGAGRVAFSNQQSYIAAISARFVQLQHGDIDKRVEVKPYVLDDQMCDECQGARCGGKFAPFFCANVTCLQYYCEFCWANIHSRAGREFHKPLVKEGADRPRQIHFRWN
- the CPEB2 gene encoding cytoplasmic polyadenylation element-binding protein 2 isoform X6, encoding MRDFGFGVLHTAPLRSNSPGSLFSGGAYCPSAAGPAAPLPSATPFGPLSPPPLPVTGFSEAASPLSIPLGCGGADRSAAAAAAASSSSPFLAHQQTMQDELLLGLTQQPARPLSGAAATEKLPNHHPGGGTNAGVTHLLPSQDFKPSLHHPSSSSASCCCCRRTSSPQDFSKRQQQQLSSQKRKEFSPPHLPHPPDSKPPPPPLHCPGRFSPPPPPPGQLLQPAPITQRQQPPPQFSLPHPQHLPPQDFAPRQRPADLPPLPQLQPSPPAASRRRHGGAGSPRKTPAAGEGSAAEPPNAGLAPSTPPVNPAPGSMESPNHPLLNSPSNLLPGGALGAGAFSSLQSPDLPHPGGGGGGGSGGGGPPGGGGGGGSASPPLPGFGTPWSVQTASPPPQSQPPPPPQQPPPPPPPQQPPQPQPQPPGSSAATPGGGGGGGGSLSAMPPPSPDSENGFYPGLPSSMNPAFFPSFSPVSPHGCAGLSVPASGGGGGGFGGPFSAAAVPPPPAMNLPQQQPPPPAAPQQPQSRRSPVSPQLQQQHQAAAAAFLQQRNSYNHHQPLLKQSPWSNHQSSGWGTGSMSWGAMHGRDHRRTGNMGLPGAMNQISPLKKPFSGNVIAPPKFTRSTPSLTPKSWIEDNVFRTDNNSNTLLPLQDRSRMYDSLNMHSLENSLIDIMRAEHDPLKGRLSYPHPGTDNLLMLNARSYGRRRGRSSLFPIDDGLLDDGHNDQVGVLNSPTCYSAHQNGERIERFSRKVFVGGLPPDIDEDEITASFRRFGPLVVDWPHKAESKSYFPPKGYAFLLFQEESSVQALIDACIEEDGKLYLCVSSPTIKDKPVQIRPWNLSDSDFVMDGSQPLDPRKTIFVGGVPRPLRAVELAMIMDRLYGGVCYAGIDTDPELKYPKGAGRVAFSNQQSYIAAISARFVQLQHGDIDKRVEVKPYVLDDQMCDECQGARCGGKFAPFFCANVTCLQYYCEFCWANIHSRAGREFHKPLVKEGADRPRQIHFRWN
- the CPEB2 gene encoding cytoplasmic polyadenylation element-binding protein 2 isoform X8, coding for MRDFGFGVLHTAPLRSNSPGSLFSGGAYCPSAAGPAAPLPSATPFGPLSPPPLPVTGFSEAASPLSIPLGCGGADRSAAAAAAASSSSPFLAHQQTMQDELLLGLTQQPARPLSGAAATEKLPNHHPGGGTNAGVTHLLPSQDFKPSLHHPSSSSASCCCCRRTSSPQDFSKRQQQQLSSQKRKEFSPPHLPHPPDSKPPPPPLHCPGRFSPPPPPPGQLLQPAPITQRQQPPPQFSLPHPQHLPPQDFAPRQRPADLPPLPQLQPSPPAASRRRHGGAGSPRKTPAAGEGSAAEPPNAGLAPSTPPVNPAPGSMESPNHPLLNSPSNLLPGGALGAGAFSSLQSPDLPHPGGGGGGGSGGGGPPGGGGGGGSASPPLPGFGTPWSVQTASPPPQSQPPPPPQQPPPPPPPQQPPQPQPQPPGSSAATPGGGGGGGGSLSAMPPPSPDSENGFYPGLPSSMNPAFFPSFSPVSPHGCAGLSVPASGGGGGGFGGPFSAAAVPPPPAMNLPQQQPPPPAAPQQPQSRRSPVSPQLQQQHQAAAAAFLQQRNSYNHHQPLLKQSPWSNHQSSGWGTGSMSWGAMHGRDHRRTGNMGLPGAMNQISPLKKPFSGNVIAPPKFTRSTPSLTPKSWIEDNVFRTDNNSNTLLPLQDRSRMYDSLNMHSLENSLIDIMRAEHDPLKGRSSLFPIDDGLLDDGHNDQVGVLNSPTCYSAHQNGERIERFSRKVFVGGLPPDIDEDEITASFRRFGPLVVDWPHKAESKSYFPPKGYAFLLFQEESSVQALIDACIEEDGKLYLCVSSPTIKDKPVQIRPWNLSDSDFVMDGSQPLDPRKTIFVGGVPRPLRAVELAMIMDRLYGGVCYAGIDTDPELKYPKGAGRVAFSNQQSYIAAISARFVQLQHGDIDKRVEVKPYVLDDQMCDECQGARCGGKFAPFFCANVTCLQYYCEFCWANIHSRAGREFHKPLVKEGADRPRQIHFRWN
- the CPEB2 gene encoding cytoplasmic polyadenylation element-binding protein 2 isoform X3, encoding MRDFGFGVLHTAPLRSNSPGSLFSGGAYCPSAAGPAAPLPSATPFGPLSPPPLPVTGFSEAASPLSIPLGCGGADRSAAAAAAASSSSPFLAHQQTMQDELLLGLTQQPARPLSGAAATEKLPNHHPGGGTNAGVTHLLPSQDFKPSLHHPSSSSASCCCCRRTSSPQDFSKRQQQQLSSQKRKEFSPPHLPHPPDSKPPPPPLHCPGRFSPPPPPPGQLLQPAPITQRQQPPPQFSLPHPQHLPPQDFAPRQRPADLPPLPQLQPSPPAASRRRHGGAGSPRKTPAAGEGSAAEPPNAGLAPSTPPVNPAPGSMESPNHPLLNSPSNLLPGGALGAGAFSSLQSPDLPHPGGGGGGGSGGGGPPGGGGGGGSASPPLPGFGTPWSVQTASPPPQSQPPPPPQQPPPPPPPQQPPQPQPQPPGSSAATPGGGGGGGGSLSAMPPPSPDSENGFYPGLPSSMNPAFFPSFSPVSPHGCAGLSVPASGGGGGGFGGPFSAAAVPPPPAMNLPQQQPPPPAAPQQPQSRRSPVSPQLQQQHQAAAAAFLQQRNSYNHHQPLLKQSPWSNHQSSGWGTGSMSWGAMHGRDHRRTGNMGLPGAMNQISPLKKPFSGNVIAPPKFTRSTPSLTPKSWIEDNVFRTDNNSNTLLPLQVRSSLQLPAWGSDSLQDSWCTAAGTSRIDQDRSRMYDSLNMHSLENSLIDIMRAEHDPLKGRLSYPHPGTDNLLMLNARSYGRRRDDGLLDDGHNDQVGVLNSPTCYSAHQNGERIERFSRKVFVGGLPPDIDEDEITASFRRFGPLVVDWPHKAESKSYFPPKGYAFLLFQEESSVQALIDACIEEDGKLYLCVSSPTIKDKPVQIRPWNLSDSDFVMDGSQPLDPRKTIFVGGVPRPLRAVELAMIMDRLYGGVCYAGIDTDPELKYPKGAGRVAFSNQQSYIAAISARFVQLQHGDIDKRVEVKPYVLDDQMCDECQGARCGGKFAPFFCANVTCLQYYCEFCWANIHSRAGREFHKPLVKEGADRPRQIHFRWN
- the CPEB2 gene encoding cytoplasmic polyadenylation element-binding protein 2 isoform X5; amino-acid sequence: MRDFGFGVLHTAPLRSNSPGSLFSGGAYCPSAAGPAAPLPSATPFGPLSPPPLPVTGFSEAASPLSIPLGCGGADRSAAAAAAASSSSPFLAHQQTMQDELLLGLTQQPARPLSGAAATEKLPNHHPGGGTNAGVTHLLPSQDFKPSLHHPSSSSASCCCCRRTSSPQDFSKRQQQQLSSQKRKEFSPPHLPHPPDSKPPPPPLHCPGRFSPPPPPPGQLLQPAPITQRQQPPPQFSLPHPQHLPPQDFAPRQRPADLPPLPQLQPSPPAASRRRHGGAGSPRKTPAAGEGSAAEPPNAGLAPSTPPVNPAPGSMESPNHPLLNSPSNLLPGGALGAGAFSSLQSPDLPHPGGGGGGGSGGGGPPGGGGGGGSASPPLPGFGTPWSVQTASPPPQSQPPPPPQQPPPPPPPQQPPQPQPQPPGSSAATPGGGGGGGGSLSAMPPPSPDSENGFYPGLPSSMNPAFFPSFSPVSPHGCAGLSVPASGGGGGGFGGPFSAAAVPPPPAMNLPQQQPPPPAAPQQPQSRRSPVSPQLQQQHQAAAAAFLQQRNSYNHHQPLLKQSPWSNHQSSGWGTGSMSWGAMHGRDHRRTGNMGLPGAMNQISPLKKPFSGNVIAPPKFTRSTPSLTPKSWIEDNVFRTDNNSNTLLPLQVRSSLQLPAWGSDSLQDSWCTAAGTSRIDQDRSRMYDSLNMHSLENSLIDIMRAEHDPLKGRSSLFPIDDGLLDDGHNDQVGVLNSPTCYSAHQNGERIERFSRKVFVGGLPPDIDEDEITASFRRFGPLVVDWPHKAESKSYFPPKGYAFLLFQEESSVQALIDACIEEDGKLYLCVSSPTIKDKPVQIRPWNLSDSDFVMDGSQPLDPRKTIFVGGVPRPLRAVELAMIMDRLYGGVCYAGIDTDPELKYPKGAGRVAFSNQQSYIAAISARFVQLQHGDIDKRVEVKPYVLDDQMCDECQGARCGGKFAPFFCANVTCLQYYCEFCWANIHSRAGREFHKPLVKEGADRPRQIHFRWN
- the CPEB2 gene encoding cytoplasmic polyadenylation element-binding protein 2 isoform X1 — encoded protein: MRDFGFGVLHTAPLRSNSPGSLFSGGAYCPSAAGPAAPLPSATPFGPLSPPPLPVTGFSEAASPLSIPLGCGGADRSAAAAAAASSSSPFLAHQQTMQDELLLGLTQQPARPLSGAAATEKLPNHHPGGGTNAGVTHLLPSQDFKPSLHHPSSSSASCCCCRRTSSPQDFSKRQQQQLSSQKRKEFSPPHLPHPPDSKPPPPPLHCPGRFSPPPPPPGQLLQPAPITQRQQPPPQFSLPHPQHLPPQDFAPRQRPADLPPLPQLQPSPPAASRRRHGGAGSPRKTPAAGEGSAAEPPNAGLAPSTPPVNPAPGSMESPNHPLLNSPSNLLPGGALGAGAFSSLQSPDLPHPGGGGGGGSGGGGPPGGGGGGGSASPPLPGFGTPWSVQTASPPPQSQPPPPPQQPPPPPPPQQPPQPQPQPPGSSAATPGGGGGGGGSLSAMPPPSPDSENGFYPGLPSSMNPAFFPSFSPVSPHGCAGLSVPASGGGGGGFGGPFSAAAVPPPPAMNLPQQQPPPPAAPQQPQSRRSPVSPQLQQQHQAAAAAFLQQRNSYNHHQPLLKQSPWSNHQSSGWGTGSMSWGAMHGRDHRRTGNMGLPGAMNQISPLKKPFSGNVIAPPKFTRSTPSLTPKSWIEDNVFRTDNNSNTLLPLQVRSSLQLPAWGSDSLQDSWCTAAGTSRIDQDRSRMYDSLNMHSLENSLIDIMRAEHDPLKGRLSYPHPGTDNLLMLNARSYGRRRGRSSLFPIDDGLLDDGHNDQVGVLNSPTCYSAHQNGERIERFSRKVFVGGLPPDIDEDEITASFRRFGPLVVDWPHKAESKSYFPPKGYAFLLFQEESSVQALIDACIEEDGKLYLCVSSPTIKDKPVQIRPWNLSDSDFVMDGSQPLDPRKTIFVGGVPRPLRAVELAMIMDRLYGGVCYAGIDTDPELKYPKGAGRVAFSNQQSYIAAISARFVQLQHGDIDKRVEVKPYVLDDQMCDECQGARCGGKFAPFFCANVTCLQYYCEFCWANIHSRAGREFHKPLVKEGADRPRQIHFRWN
- the CPEB2 gene encoding cytoplasmic polyadenylation element-binding protein 2 isoform X4; this translates as MRDFGFGVLHTAPLRSNSPGSLFSGGAYCPSAAGPAAPLPSATPFGPLSPPPLPVTGFSEAASPLSIPLGCGGADRSAAAAAAASSSSPFLAHQQTMQDELLLGLTQQPARPLSGAAATEKLPNHHPGGGTNAGVTHLLPSQDFKPSLHHPSSSSASCCCCRRTSSPQDFSKRQQQQLSSQKRKEFSPPHLPHPPDSKPPPPPLHCPGRFSPPPPPPGQLLQPAPITQRQQPPPQFSLPHPQHLPPQDFAPRQRPADLPPLPQLQPSPPAASRRRHGGAGSPRKTPAAGEGSAAEPPNAGLAPSTPPVNPAPGSMESPNHPLLNSPSNLLPGGALGAGAFSSLQSPDLPHPGGGGGGGSGGGGPPGGGGGGGSASPPLPGFGTPWSVQTASPPPQSQPPPPPQQPPPPPPPQQPPQPQPQPPGSSAATPGGGGGGGGSLSAMPPPSPDSENGFYPGLPSSMNPAFFPSFSPVSPHGCAGLSVPASGGGGGGFGGPFSAAAVPPPPAMNLPQQQPPPPAAPQQPQSRRSPVSPQLQQQHQAAAAAFLQQRNSYNHHQPLLKQSPWSNHQSSGWGTGSMSWGAMHGRDHRRTGNMGLPGAMNQISPLKKPFSGNVIAPPKFTRSTPSLTPKSWIEDNVFRTDNNSNTLLPLQVRSSLQLPAWGSDSLQDSWCTAAGTSRIDQDRSRMYDSLNMHSLENSLIDIMRAEHDPLKGRLSYPHPGTDNLLMLNDDGLLDDGHNDQVGVLNSPTCYSAHQNGERIERFSRKVFVGGLPPDIDEDEITASFRRFGPLVVDWPHKAESKSYFPPKGYAFLLFQEESSVQALIDACIEEDGKLYLCVSSPTIKDKPVQIRPWNLSDSDFVMDGSQPLDPRKTIFVGGVPRPLRAVELAMIMDRLYGGVCYAGIDTDPELKYPKGAGRVAFSNQQSYIAAISARFVQLQHGDIDKRVEVKPYVLDDQMCDECQGARCGGKFAPFFCANVTCLQYYCEFCWANIHSRAGREFHKPLVKEGADRPRQIHFRWN
- the CPEB2 gene encoding cytoplasmic polyadenylation element-binding protein 2 isoform X2, which codes for MRDFGFGVLHTAPLRSNSPGSLFSGGAYCPSAAGPAAPLPSATPFGPLSPPPLPVTGFSEAASPLSIPLGCGGADRSAAAAAAASSSSPFLAHQQTMQDELLLGLTQQPARPLSGAAATEKLPNHHPGGGTNAGVTHLLPSQDFKPSLHHPSSSSASCCCCRRTSSPQDFSKRQQQQLSSQKRKEFSPPHLPHPPDSKPPPPPLHCPGRFSPPPPPPGQLLQPAPITQRQQPPPQFSLPHPQHLPPQDFAPRQRPADLPPLPQLQPSPPAASRRRHGGAGSPRKTPAAGEGSAAEPPNAGLAPSTPPVNPAPGSMESPNHPLLNSPSNLLPGGALGAGAFSSLQSPDLPHPGGGGGGGSGGGGPPGGGGGGGSASPPLPGFGTPWSVQTASPPPQSQPPPPPQQPPPPPPPQQPPQPQPQPPGSSAATPGGGGGGGGSLSAMPPPSPDSENGFYPGLPSSMNPAFFPSFSPVSPHGCAGLSVPASGGGGGGFGGPFSAAAVPPPPAMNLPQQQPPPPAAPQQPQSRRSPVSPQLQQQHQAAAAAFLQQRNSYNHHQPLLKQSPWSNHQSSGWGTGSMSWGAMHGRDHRRTGNMGLPGAMNQISPLKKPFSGNVIAPPKFTRSTPSLTPKSWIEDNVFRTDNNSNTLLPLQVRSSLQLPAWGSDSLQDSWCTAAGTSRIDQDRSRMYDSLNMHSLENSLIDIMRAEHDPLKGRLSYPHPGTDNLLMLNGRSSLFPIDDGLLDDGHNDQVGVLNSPTCYSAHQNGERIERFSRKVFVGGLPPDIDEDEITASFRRFGPLVVDWPHKAESKSYFPPKGYAFLLFQEESSVQALIDACIEEDGKLYLCVSSPTIKDKPVQIRPWNLSDSDFVMDGSQPLDPRKTIFVGGVPRPLRAVELAMIMDRLYGGVCYAGIDTDPELKYPKGAGRVAFSNQQSYIAAISARFVQLQHGDIDKRVEVKPYVLDDQMCDECQGARCGGKFAPFFCANVTCLQYYCEFCWANIHSRAGREFHKPLVKEGADRPRQIHFRWN